In one window of Methanolobus mangrovi DNA:
- a CDS encoding 30S ribosomal protein S6e, whose protein sequence is MADFKVVVADPKTKSYQFDVTGAEANKLIGKSIGESVDGAIAGLPGYTLKITGGSDKSGMVMRPDLPGPRRQRLLVANGAGYSPVAKGVRRRKMMRGKEIAPDIIQINTVVVGYGDKTIEKILGGDEEPAGEVEAAEE, encoded by the coding sequence ATGGCAGATTTTAAAGTAGTGGTAGCAGATCCTAAGACAAAATCATATCAATTTGATGTCACAGGCGCTGAAGCCAACAAGTTAATTGGAAAATCTATCGGAGAATCCGTAGATGGAGCGATCGCTGGTTTACCAGGATACACACTGAAGATAACTGGAGGAAGTGACAAGAGCGGAATGGTCATGAGACCGGACCTTCCTGGACCAAGGAGGCAGAGATTGCTTGTTGCAAATGGGGCAGGCTATTCCCCTGTTGCAAAAGGAGTACGCCGCAGAAAGATGATGCGCGGAAAAGAAATCGCTCCTGACATAATCCAGATCAACACAGTTGTTGTAGGATATGGTGACAAGACTATAGAGAAGATCCTTGGCGGCGACGAAGAGCCAGCTGGGGAAGTTGAAGCAGCAGAAGAGTGA
- a CDS encoding ATP-binding protein, translated as MNSAITFAAQARGYAKAAKDLEDRGQPERARELYLKAAKLYNDASMNSTEGIDRNTQRDLAEHLFARAQALKKSPAVLSSDGNTQIKRDSTNNDDSSLSKDDVFLKEIPKTGFSDIGGLEQVKEEIRKAIIYPFTHKELYQMYGQKAGEGILLYGPPGCGKTMMAKAAAKECGAEFISVKTSSIVSKWVGASEKNVKQVFDIARQGDRSIIFFDEIDSIASRRSESEDYAKRVVNELLAQMDGVDTASDNLLVLAATNEPWAIDPALRRPGRFSKLVFVPEPDLDAREAILRIHLKKRPLDNDVDIKHLASITNSYSGADLAAICKEAADIPLGEALRGGEARKIRLEDFETVLQKRKPSIVSWYIEARSAIQKTGEEEVFAELLQK; from the coding sequence TTGAACTCAGCCATAACTTTTGCTGCCCAGGCTCGCGGATATGCAAAAGCTGCAAAAGACCTGGAAGACAGAGGACAACCAGAAAGGGCTCGTGAACTATACCTGAAAGCTGCCAAGCTCTACAATGATGCCTCCATGAATTCCACTGAGGGCATTGACCGCAATACACAGCGAGATCTTGCTGAGCATCTTTTTGCCAGGGCACAGGCATTGAAAAAAAGTCCAGCTGTTTTGTCTTCTGACGGAAATACGCAAATCAAGAGAGATTCCACAAATAATGACGATTCATCCCTTTCAAAAGATGATGTATTTCTCAAAGAGATACCTAAAACAGGTTTTTCAGATATTGGTGGTCTTGAGCAGGTAAAAGAAGAGATACGCAAAGCCATCATCTATCCTTTCACGCACAAAGAACTCTACCAGATGTATGGGCAGAAAGCTGGAGAAGGCATTTTACTCTATGGCCCCCCCGGATGTGGTAAGACCATGATGGCAAAGGCAGCTGCAAAGGAATGCGGAGCGGAGTTCATTAGCGTCAAAACCAGCAGTATTGTCAGCAAATGGGTTGGTGCTTCAGAAAAGAATGTCAAGCAGGTCTTTGATATAGCTCGTCAGGGAGATAGATCGATTATATTCTTTGACGAAATAGATTCTATTGCATCAAGGCGCAGTGAAAGCGAAGACTATGCAAAGAGAGTGGTAAATGAGTTGCTGGCACAGATGGATGGTGTGGATACTGCATCTGATAACCTACTTGTGCTTGCAGCCACAAACGAACCATGGGCAATTGATCCTGCACTGAGACGTCCGGGGCGTTTTAGCAAACTCGTCTTTGTTCCTGAACCTGACCTCGATGCAAGGGAAGCCATCCTAAGGATACATCTTAAAAAGCGTCCGCTTGATAATGATGTTGATATAAAGCACCTTGCTTCCATCACGAATTCTTATTCCGGTGCAGACCTTGCAGCCATATGCAAGGAAGCTGCAGATATTCCACTTGGTGAAGCTTTAAGAGGCGGAGAAGCACGAAAAATACGACTGGAGGATTTCGAAACTGTTTTACAGAAACGTAAGCCATCCATAGTTAGCTGGTACATAGAAGCCAGATCCGCCATCCAGAAGACAGGTGAGGAAGAAGTCTTTGCAGAACTGCTTCAAAAGTGA
- a CDS encoding SPFH domain-containing protein translates to MVFKWKKEADDIARVVPKKDVKGFFSKAVILSPNEKAAMVKNGVVDEIVESGKLYVGGLLKPGNIGKDVDVALMDTSPKDLQWSQAELWTHDNQKVACNGLLRFRIQDTKRFFQMLYAYTTPDNKGTRALSIQDVYKRLESEVLTLVLEPEVRQEDIEKLYGNRDLRLNIENELEMRLRSTLSMWGLEMLKYTVQWELGSYGKVMQATNDFQTREELAELDTLAVEGDLERRGREDVAGLRADHATVATEKEFHRDQKLKDVRSDLEAERLQYEADMQEAREAIGLKEELKIAKARGMRAELEVEQDMKDRDHGRDMEYLKHITEAGGKDVAKTVSEGREYGRMSPEQLEALAKVKQSEAIAKEDKVSFMMEVEDRERADSYRRQELDASMMGAAQGKKSPTVRKCPGCGSTIPSEASFCSQCGKKVTDI, encoded by the coding sequence ATGGTGTTCAAATGGAAAAAAGAAGCAGATGACATTGCAAGGGTGGTCCCGAAAAAGGATGTTAAAGGTTTTTTCAGTAAAGCGGTGATTCTTTCTCCGAATGAAAAGGCAGCCATGGTAAAGAATGGAGTTGTTGATGAAATAGTAGAAAGTGGGAAATTATATGTAGGCGGTCTCTTAAAACCCGGTAACATCGGAAAGGATGTGGATGTAGCCCTGATGGATACTTCTCCTAAGGATCTGCAATGGTCACAAGCCGAATTGTGGACTCACGATAACCAGAAAGTAGCCTGTAACGGTCTGCTCCGATTCAGAATACAGGATACAAAGCGCTTTTTCCAGATGCTCTATGCCTACACAACACCTGATAATAAGGGAACCAGAGCACTTTCAATACAGGACGTATACAAACGTCTTGAAAGTGAAGTGCTGACCCTTGTTCTTGAACCAGAGGTGAGGCAGGAAGACATAGAGAAACTCTATGGGAACAGGGACCTTCGTCTGAACATTGAGAATGAACTTGAAATGCGCCTCAGGTCTACTTTATCCATGTGGGGACTGGAAATGCTGAAATATACAGTCCAGTGGGAGCTAGGTTCCTATGGAAAAGTAATGCAGGCGACCAACGATTTCCAGACAAGGGAAGAACTTGCAGAACTTGATACGCTTGCAGTTGAAGGCGATCTTGAGCGCAGGGGCAGGGAAGATGTGGCAGGTCTGCGTGCTGACCATGCGACCGTTGCAACAGAGAAGGAGTTCCATCGTGACCAGAAGCTAAAGGATGTAAGGTCCGATCTTGAAGCAGAAAGGCTGCAATATGAAGCTGATATGCAGGAAGCCAGGGAAGCTATCGGCCTTAAGGAAGAATTAAAAATTGCAAAAGCCCGGGGTATGCGTGCAGAGCTTGAAGTCGAACAGGACATGAAAGACCGCGACCATGGTAGGGATATGGAATACCTGAAACATATAACCGAGGCAGGTGGGAAGGATGTTGCAAAGACTGTGAGTGAAGGACGTGAATACGGACGTATGTCGCCGGAACAGCTTGAAGCTCTGGCTAAGGTCAAGCAGAGTGAAGCTATTGCAAAAGAGGACAAGGTCAGTTTCATGATGGAAGTTGAGGACCGGGAGCGTGCAGATTCATATCGCAGGCAGGAACTTGACGCTTCCATGATGGGGGCAGCACAGGGTAAGAAATCACCAACTGTACGAAAGTGTCCCGGGTGCGGTTCAACAATTCCTTCAGAAGCAAGTTTTTGTAGCCAGTGCGGTAAAAAAGTTACAGATATTTGA
- a CDS encoding zinc ribbon domain-containing protein, giving the protein MAQKTLRLLFILVLACSIFSLNTALAPTSGYYDISLVEGEIAEVQDGYYLNVLDIDTYDETVRFAVSYYDTILMDQYYARGDYFYYQDSYLTLEFKIDDVYYDSFYDYDYVVLSDIYIYPDYTVTYDETEERTRETDYYTGYDYPDSSSTSVEDAFYEMVGTLVVLMVAVLILRKMSKKGKEKKALKKQKKEAALSPMPVSEKASSTVGAAGAGVIADAASKRDSVVIKSAVQYKGANILYKIKVENTSDEPMGDIKISLFVPDVFLIKENQKTISMLQPGEGKTATFFIRPTGECGNCILAGNIRYYDYSQKKHVQVDLSNKMVDIVCPVLRVKEIDETAWRLNISSMMIAEEDTKDLEIPAENLFDMATRILKDMNMYMITPEVTSTQQLFTGVARFYAEGVAGLKYAAYVEVVGKRKSRLIVKAWAEKEEALTGFYHKILEEIEKRTDIKLFVDDSVTHYNISNTTTIQDSVIQRSNIGGDKRKCPRCGRGVEASEKFCTNCGQKLDQ; this is encoded by the coding sequence TTGGCACAAAAAACTCTCAGGCTCCTGTTCATACTGGTTCTGGCATGCAGCATCTTTAGTTTGAACACAGCTTTAGCTCCAACGTCCGGTTACTATGATATTAGCCTTGTTGAAGGTGAAATTGCAGAGGTGCAGGATGGTTATTATCTAAATGTACTGGATATTGACACGTATGATGAAACGGTAAGATTTGCAGTTTCATATTACGATACCATTCTCATGGACCAGTATTATGCCAGAGGGGATTATTTCTATTATCAGGACAGCTACCTTACTCTTGAATTCAAAATTGATGATGTATATTACGACTCCTTCTATGATTATGATTACGTGGTCCTTTCAGATATTTACATCTATCCTGATTATACTGTTACTTACGATGAAACAGAAGAAAGGACTCGTGAGACTGATTACTACACAGGTTATGATTACCCGGACAGTTCAAGCACTTCCGTAGAAGATGCATTTTATGAAATGGTCGGAACTCTTGTTGTACTCATGGTAGCAGTTCTGATACTGCGCAAAATGTCTAAGAAAGGGAAAGAGAAGAAAGCCCTGAAAAAGCAAAAAAAGGAAGCTGCATTATCACCAATGCCTGTAAGTGAAAAGGCTTCAAGTACAGTTGGAGCTGCCGGGGCTGGAGTTATAGCAGATGCTGCTTCAAAGCGTGATTCTGTCGTGATCAAGTCGGCTGTCCAGTACAAAGGCGCAAATATTCTTTATAAGATCAAGGTCGAAAACACTTCTGATGAACCAATGGGCGATATCAAAATAAGTCTCTTTGTTCCTGATGTATTCCTCATTAAAGAAAATCAGAAGACAATTTCCATGTTGCAGCCCGGGGAAGGGAAAACTGCGACATTCTTTATCAGGCCAACGGGTGAATGTGGTAATTGTATACTGGCAGGAAATATCCGTTACTATGATTACAGCCAGAAGAAGCATGTTCAGGTAGATCTCAGCAACAAAATGGTGGATATAGTCTGTCCTGTACTCAGGGTCAAAGAGATCGATGAAACTGCCTGGAGGCTGAACATCAGCTCGATGATGATTGCAGAAGAGGATACTAAAGACTTGGAGATTCCGGCAGAGAATCTCTTTGACATGGCAACACGCATCCTGAAGGATATGAACATGTATATGATAACACCCGAAGTGACATCTACACAACAACTGTTCACGGGTGTTGCAAGGTTCTATGCAGAAGGTGTGGCTGGTCTGAAATATGCCGCATATGTTGAAGTGGTGGGTAAACGCAAATCCCGTCTGATTGTGAAAGCCTGGGCTGAAAAGGAAGAAGCTCTTACAGGTTTTTACCATAAGATCCTTGAAGAGATCGAAAAAAGGACGGATATCAAGCTCTTCGTTGATGATTCTGTCACCCATTACAACATAAGCAATACCACCACAATACAGGATAGTGTGATACAGCGTTCGAATATCGGTGGCGATAAAAGAAAGTGTCCTCGATGTGGAAGGGGAGTAGAAGCTAGTGAGAAGTTCTGTACCAATTGCGGGCAGAAGCTTGATCAGTAA
- a CDS encoding substrate-binding domain-containing protein, with amino-acid sequence MYHVPVIITPPENPANISSLDDLTNDGVSVVFGDSEAAAIGVLCQKMLTNKGIYEHVEENVVAKGATVNELVTYVSLGQADASTVWEDLVRDNEDVNMIEIPEGDNIIKIVPIATLKSSENPELADEFVQFVISDEGKAVFEEYGFTLYHDIKRSY; translated from the coding sequence ATATACCATGTACCTGTGATTATCACGCCTCCGGAGAATCCTGCAAACATCAGCTCTCTTGATGACCTTACAAACGATGGTGTCAGTGTAGTATTTGGTGATTCCGAGGCAGCAGCTATCGGTGTTCTTTGTCAGAAAATGCTGACGAACAAGGGTATCTATGAGCATGTTGAGGAAAATGTAGTTGCTAAAGGTGCAACCGTCAACGAACTTGTCACCTACGTCTCACTAGGTCAGGCTGATGCATCAACAGTATGGGAAGACCTTGTCAGGGACAATGAAGATGTCAATATGATAGAGATACCTGAAGGTGATAACATCATCAAGATAGTACCTATTGCCACTCTCAAGTCATCAGAAAATCCTGAACTTGCAGATGAATTTGTACAATTTGTTATTTCTGATGAAGGTAAAGCAGTCTTTGAAGAATATGGGTTCACACTCTATCATGATATCAAAAGATCCTATTGA
- a CDS encoding TOBE domain-containing protein, translating to MISKDPIDPSASNSFSGVLSEVIRMRSTVKLMIDAGIPFRVVLTKRAYGDMQLSIGSNVCLTFKASATHYLAMKNKKKERSYV from the coding sequence ATGATATCAAAAGATCCTATTGATCCAAGTGCTAGTAATTCATTTTCAGGAGTTCTTAGCGAGGTTATCAGGATGAGATCAACAGTCAAGCTAATGATAGATGCGGGAATTCCTTTCAGGGTTGTACTTACAAAAAGAGCCTATGGTGATATGCAACTTTCAATAGGGTCAAATGTCTGCCTTACTTTTAAAGCATCAGCAACGCATTATTTAGCGATGAAAAATAAGAAAAAAGAGCGAAGTTACGTTTAA
- a CDS encoding pyridoxamine 5'-phosphate oxidase family protein, giving the protein MVKLTDEMKEQFAKMKIFPFATASKDGVPNVIPIGMCFLQEDAETIWIVDNFFLKTIENLRENPKGALYVWGPEIKGCFQIKGNIRIIDRGEDFDEMRKIVKARGEHFPAKFLIKMKITDIFECGPGPNAGKKLL; this is encoded by the coding sequence ATGGTTAAATTAACAGATGAGATGAAAGAACAATTCGCAAAGATGAAGATATTCCCATTTGCAACAGCATCAAAAGATGGTGTTCCAAACGTAATCCCAATCGGTATGTGCTTCCTTCAGGAAGACGCAGAGACGATCTGGATCGTGGATAACTTCTTCCTCAAGACAATAGAGAATCTCAGGGAAAATCCAAAGGGTGCTCTTTATGTCTGGGGACCTGAGATAAAGGGATGCTTCCAGATCAAAGGAAATATCAGGATCATTGACCGTGGAGAGGACTTTGATGAGATGCGTAAGATAGTAAAAGCAAGGGGTGAGCATTTCCCTGCAAAGTTCCTTATCAAAATGAAGATAACAGATATCTTTGAATGTGGCCCCGGACCTAATGCCGGAAAGAAGTTACTTTAA
- the pdxT gene encoding pyridoxal 5'-phosphate synthase glutaminase subunit PdxT, producing MKIGVIAIQGDVSEHVEALERAIEQRGEQAELVTIKHKGIVPECDALVLPGGESTTLGKLLIREGIADEIRDMNTAGKPIMGTCAGLILLATAGDEQVAKTHQHLLGLMDTKVNRNAFGRQRDSFEIELELPFLDTPYNAVFIRAPGIVESGNDVTVLARIDDMVVAAEQGNILALAFHPELTLDTRVHQYFLDKLF from the coding sequence ATGAAAATTGGTGTTATTGCTATTCAGGGAGATGTTTCCGAACACGTTGAGGCTCTTGAAAGAGCAATTGAACAGCGTGGTGAACAGGCAGAGCTTGTCACAATCAAACACAAAGGGATAGTTCCTGAATGTGATGCACTTGTACTCCCTGGCGGAGAAAGCACAACTCTTGGAAAACTGCTGATACGTGAAGGTATAGCAGATGAGATAAGGGATATGAATACAGCAGGTAAACCCATAATGGGCACCTGTGCAGGTCTTATTTTGCTTGCGACGGCAGGCGATGAACAGGTGGCAAAAACGCACCAGCACTTACTTGGCCTTATGGATACAAAGGTCAACAGGAATGCATTCGGAAGACAGCGTGATTCTTTTGAGATAGAACTTGAACTTCCGTTCCTTGACACACCTTACAATGCAGTATTTATCAGGGCACCGGGAATTGTGGAATCAGGAAATGATGTCACAGTCCTTGCAAGAATCGATGACATGGTCGTAGCTGCTGAACAGGGAAATATACTGGCACTGGCATTCCATCCTGAACTTACTCTTGATACAAGGGTTCATCAGTACTTCCTTGATAAATTGTTCTGA
- the pdxS gene encoding pyridoxal 5'-phosphate synthase lyase subunit PdxS: MELEKLRHGTELIKRGFAKMQKGGVIMDVVNPEQAKIAEEAGAVAVMALQAVPADIRKEGGVARMADPQIVADIIAAVTIPVMGKARIGHFVEAEILEALGVDMVDESEVLTPADNSYHIDKTEFTVPFVCGARNLGEALRRINEGAAMIRTKGEAGTGDVSEAVKHMKQILGEIRMLKGMTKEELIAVARDIEAPIELVMETAEMQRIPVVNFAAGGVATPADAALMMRMGADGVFVGSGIFKSENPELMAKAIVEAVNNYDNPKVLAEVSKGIGAGMKGISVGSIPDEDILQNRGW; encoded by the coding sequence ATGGAACTTGAGAAATTAAGACACGGTACTGAGCTTATAAAGCGCGGCTTTGCAAAGATGCAAAAAGGTGGCGTAATTATGGACGTCGTAAACCCAGAACAGGCAAAGATCGCAGAAGAAGCAGGAGCTGTTGCTGTTATGGCACTTCAGGCCGTACCTGCTGACATCAGAAAAGAAGGAGGAGTGGCAAGAATGGCAGATCCTCAGATAGTTGCAGACATAATTGCTGCTGTAACTATTCCTGTAATGGGAAAAGCACGTATCGGTCACTTTGTAGAGGCTGAAATTCTAGAGGCTCTTGGTGTTGATATGGTGGATGAGTCCGAAGTACTCACACCTGCTGACAACAGCTACCACATTGACAAGACAGAGTTCACTGTACCATTTGTTTGTGGTGCAAGAAATCTTGGTGAAGCACTTCGCAGAATCAACGAAGGCGCTGCAATGATACGCACAAAGGGCGAAGCTGGAACTGGTGATGTCAGTGAAGCTGTCAAGCACATGAAGCAGATCCTTGGAGAGATCCGCATGTTAAAGGGCATGACAAAGGAAGAACTCATTGCAGTTGCTCGTGATATTGAAGCTCCGATCGAGCTTGTAATGGAAACCGCAGAAATGCAGCGTATTCCTGTTGTTAACTTTGCAGCAGGCGGTGTTGCAACACCAGCAGATGCAGCTCTTATGATGCGCATGGGTGCTGATGGTGTGTTTGTTGGCTCCGGAATCTTCAAGTCAGAGAATCCAGAACTGATGGCAAAGGCCATTGTTGAGGCTGTCAACAACTATGATAATCCTAAAGTGCTTGCAGAGGTATCAAAGGGTATTGGCGCAGGTATGAAAGGTATCAGTGTTGGCTCCATTCCTGATGAAGATATTTTGCAGAACCGTGGATGGTAA
- the gyrA gene encoding DNA gyrase subunit A, with protein sequence MADNIDNENIQDNDSSNTSEDEVPFDIQPTETGEKILPILIEDEMKKSFMDYAMSVIVSRALPDARDGLKPVHRRILYAMKEAGITYDKAYKKSARVVGDVLGKYHPHGDTAVYDSLVRMVQEFSLRYPFIDGQGNFGSIDGDSAAAMRYTEVRMDKICDEMLLDIDKETVSTRPNYDGSLQEPTVLPAKLPNLLINGSTGIAVGMATNMAPHNLTEVINATLMLIDNSDVTISQMMTVIKGPDFPTGGVILGSQGIRSAYETGRGKVLIRAVAEIEEMKKDKYRIIVTELPYQVNKAKLIEDIATLVREKRVTGVTDLRDESDREGIRVVVELSRGTNANVVLNQLYKHTQMQTTFGIINLALVDDVPRELNLKQILRIYLEHRVDVIQRRTLFLLKKAEDRAHILKGLKIALDHLDAVISLIRSSKTVEDAREGLISEFGLDELQAKAILDMRLQKLTGLERQKIDDEYDELVKRIAELKEIIESEEKKYGIIREELEDLKERFGDQRRTAIKSSVEELENEDLIPEEDMVVTITNSGYIKRLPVDTYSQQHRGGKGVIGMDTKEEDFVVDIFVASTHDYIMFFTNRGRVHWRKVYEIPEGSRQSRGKAIVNLLELDEGELVTAMIPVSEFKEDMFLFMATRMGTVKKSQLSDFSNPRKKGIIAISLADDDELVNVALTDGFRDMVMVSRHGKAIRFPEDEVRVMGRSARGVRGMNLEAGDMVVSLDMVDETASLLTVTENGFGKRTEFEEYRSMHRGGRGVITIVTSLRNGPVINVKSVHEDDDIILTSSEGIIIRIPVKDVRVQGRNTQGVKIMDVRASDKVVGVARLKAEED encoded by the coding sequence ATGGCAGATAATATTGATAATGAAAATATTCAGGATAACGATTCATCAAACACATCCGAAGATGAGGTTCCTTTTGACATCCAGCCTACGGAAACAGGTGAAAAGATACTCCCTATTCTCATTGAAGATGAGATGAAGAAGTCATTCATGGACTATGCGATGAGTGTAATCGTGAGTCGTGCATTACCTGATGCAAGGGACGGTCTGAAGCCGGTTCACCGCAGGATACTCTATGCCATGAAAGAGGCAGGCATCACCTACGACAAAGCCTACAAGAAGTCAGCCCGTGTAGTGGGAGACGTTCTTGGTAAGTACCACCCACATGGTGATACTGCGGTTTATGATTCCCTTGTCAGGATGGTCCAGGAATTCTCACTGAGGTATCCATTCATAGACGGACAGGGTAACTTCGGTTCTATTGATGGTGACTCCGCTGCTGCCATGCGTTACACTGAAGTTCGCATGGACAAGATATGCGATGAGATGCTTTTAGATATCGATAAGGAGACTGTTTCCACACGTCCAAACTATGATGGTTCCCTTCAGGAGCCGACTGTTCTTCCGGCGAAACTTCCAAATCTTCTTATCAATGGTTCCACTGGTATTGCTGTGGGTATGGCCACCAATATGGCACCTCACAATCTTACTGAAGTGATCAATGCAACTTTAATGCTCATTGATAATTCCGATGTGACAATTTCCCAAATGATGACCGTGATCAAAGGACCTGATTTTCCTACCGGTGGTGTCATACTTGGTTCCCAGGGAATAAGATCAGCTTATGAAACAGGTCGTGGGAAAGTACTGATCAGAGCTGTTGCCGAAATAGAGGAGATGAAAAAGGACAAGTACCGTATAATTGTCACAGAACTCCCTTATCAGGTCAACAAGGCAAAACTCATTGAGGATATAGCCACCCTTGTCAGGGAAAAGAGAGTCACCGGTGTAACAGACCTTCGTGATGAATCCGACCGTGAAGGAATACGTGTTGTTGTGGAACTGAGCCGTGGTACCAATGCAAATGTAGTACTGAACCAGCTCTACAAACACACCCAGATGCAGACAACCTTTGGTATAATCAATCTTGCACTTGTTGATGATGTACCACGGGAACTGAACCTGAAACAAATACTGAGAATATACCTGGAACACCGTGTCGATGTTATACAGAGACGTACCCTGTTCCTGCTTAAAAAGGCAGAAGATAGGGCCCATATATTAAAAGGTCTGAAGATCGCCCTTGATCACCTTGATGCGGTCATATCACTCATACGCTCTTCCAAAACTGTGGAAGATGCAAGAGAAGGACTCATTTCAGAATTCGGGCTTGATGAACTACAGGCAAAGGCCATTCTTGATATGCGCCTGCAAAAGCTCACTGGTCTTGAAAGGCAGAAGATCGATGATGAGTACGATGAACTTGTCAAGCGTATTGCTGAATTGAAAGAGATCATTGAAAGCGAAGAAAAGAAATATGGCATTATCAGGGAGGAACTGGAAGACCTGAAAGAACGCTTCGGTGACCAGCGAAGAACTGCCATCAAATCCTCTGTTGAGGAACTGGAGAATGAGGACCTTATTCCTGAAGAGGATATGGTAGTGACAATCACCAACAGCGGATACATCAAAAGGCTTCCTGTTGATACGTATTCCCAGCAGCACAGAGGCGGAAAAGGCGTAATAGGCATGGATACCAAGGAAGAGGATTTCGTGGTGGACATCTTTGTTGCCTCTACGCATGATTATATAATGTTCTTCACCAATAGGGGCCGTGTACACTGGCGAAAGGTGTATGAGATACCGGAAGGTAGCAGGCAGTCCCGTGGCAAAGCTATCGTTAACCTGCTTGAACTTGATGAAGGTGAACTGGTAACGGCCATGATACCTGTTAGTGAGTTTAAGGAGGATATGTTCCTCTTCATGGCTACACGCATGGGTACGGTCAAGAAAAGTCAGCTTTCCGATTTCAGTAACCCACGTAAGAAAGGTATAATTGCCATAAGCCTTGCTGACGATGATGAACTTGTCAATGTTGCACTCACTGACGGTTTCAGGGACATGGTAATGGTCTCAAGACATGGTAAAGCAATACGATTCCCTGAGGATGAAGTACGTGTAATGGGTCGCAGTGCCAGGGGTGTCCGTGGAATGAACCTGGAAGCCGGTGATATGGTAGTCAGCCTTGATATGGTAGACGAGACCGCTTCACTTCTCACAGTGACCGAGAATGGTTTTGGTAAGAGGACGGAGTTTGAGGAATACAGATCAATGCACAGGGGAGGCCGTGGTGTCATAACCATCGTTACAAGCCTGCGTAACGGACCTGTCATCAATGTCAAATCAGTCCATGAAGATGACGACATTATCCTCACCAGTTCAGAAGGTATCATCATTCGCATTCCGGTGAAGGATGTTCGCGTTCAGGGAAGGAACACGCAGGGAGTAAAAATAATGGATGTTCGTGCCAGCGACAAGGTTGTTGGTGTGGCGAGATTAAAAGCTGAAGAAGACTAG